ATGCGTGATTGATTTTTCTTTACCTAAAGGCGTGGATAATTTGCTAGAGACTCTTTTAGAATGCCCTAAAATTTTAGTTTCTGGCACGACCGGTTTAGAAAAAGAAACGCTAGAAAAAATGCAACAATTAGCCTTAAAAGCGCCGCTTTTGCATGCGCACAACATGTCTTTAGGGATCATGATGCTCAACCAATTAGCCTTTTTAACTTCTTTGAAATTAAAAGATGCGGATATTGAAATTGTAGAAACGCACCACAATCTCAAAAAAGATGCCCCAAGCGGCACGGCGTTGAGTTTGTATGAAACTTGCGCTAAGGCTAGGGGGTATGATGAAAAAAACGCTCTCATCACTCACAGAGAAGGTTTGCGCTCTAAAGAAAGCATTGGCATAGCCGCTTTAAGGGGGGGCGATGTCGCTGGGAAGCACACGATAGGGTTTTATTTAGAGGGCGAATACATAGAGCTTAGCCATACGGCGACTAACCGATCTATTTTTGCTAAAGGGGCTTTAGAAGTGGCTCTGTGGCTTAAAGATAAAGCCGCTAAAAAATATGAAATCAACGAGATGTTTGGTTGAATGTTTTAATTCTTTTTGTATAAATAATTCACGCTTTTACGATGAAATATTTCCCCTTTTTAGCCTTACTTAAAAGGTTTTTACTATACTATAAGGGATATTGCTGACAATCAAGCTGTATTGGAAGGGTTTGTTTTTTTAAGGATTGATCTTGTCTTGTGCGGTTAATAACACAAGGTGGGTGTAACAAGACCTACTATAATTCTAATTCAAGAAGCCTAACCAAAATAAAAGGAGAAATTTTAGTTAGGGCTTTATTATAGCAAAAATTATCAAGGATTACAAAGGGTAGCGTTTCTGATTGGGATTTAGAGCACTATTTCAGTTGCTTTGAGTTCCATTTACTTTTTTTTATAATAAATCTTAATTATCATAAACGCATGATTAAAGTATTTAAGTTATTAAAAAATTTTAGAACAAAAGGATATAAAATGAAAACCATTAGAAATAGCGTGTTCATTGGATATTCTTTACTCGGCGGTTGCGCTAGTGTTGAGACTCGTTTTGACGCTTTGCGTGTCGCTTGCATTAAAGACGCTGTTATAGAGAAAGAAGTGTGCTACACGCCCAAAGATTTTAGTAGCCCTTACCACACTGACTAAACCGGCACTGGGTTTTAGGTGGGTTTCTTAAAAGATAAAAAATACTAAAAGCATTTTTATAATTAAGAATTAAAGAGCTTGATACCAAGTCAGGTGGTATCTTCTTAAGCGGTCTTGGGTTTTTAGGGGTGTTATTTTAGATACCCTCTGTTCCCTTAAAGAAAATAAATTTCTACCATAAAATAAAATCTTAAATTAAGGCGACTAAAACCCCACTTTTAAAAAATTAAAAAGCGTTAAGTAAGACTTATCCAAAAAGCAAAGAAAATCAATTTTTCCAACCACTCTTTTTAAAAATAAGGTATTTTTGCCTTATTCTAAACTTTTAGAGTGGGATTATTAACCCACTCATTGTTTTAGCATGAATAAGTGGTGATAAATTCAAAAGGATGGGGCTTGCTCTCCCATGGGAACACTTCAGCGTTGAATTTAAGAGACTGATAAGCTTGAATAAATTCTTCGCTAAAGACCTGACCTTCTTTCAAATACTGCTTATCGGCTAGCATTTCTTCTAACGATCTCCTTAAAGTGTGAGGCATTTGTTTGATACCTTTTTCCCTAATTTCATCTAAAGTCAATTTGAAAAGGTTGATATCCATCGCTTCGCCGGGATCCATTTTATTTTTAACGCCATCCATGCCTGCCATTAAAATCGCTGCAAAAGCCAAGTAGGGGTTTGATGAGCTGTCAGGAAACCTGAATTCAAACCTAGCACTATTTTTAGAAATCCCATAAGGGATACGCACGCTCGCACTCCTGTTATTAGCCGAATAAGTTAAAATAGATGGGGCTTCATATCCCGGAATCAGGCGTTTGTAAGAGTTAGTGGAAGCGTTAGTGAAAGCGGCCAACCCTCTAGCGTGGCGCAACACGCCCCCTAAAAAATGCAACGCCAACTCACTCAAGCCCTTGTAAGTTTCGCCGCTAAAAAGGTTTTCGTTGTTTTTCCAAACGCTCACATGGGTGTGCATCCCGCTCCCGTTATCCCCATATAGGGGTTTTGGCATGAAAGTGGCGGTTTTCCCGTTTAAATGAGCGACCATTTTAACCACATATTTGAGTTTTTGGACATTATCAGCGGCTTCCACTAAATCCCCAAATTTCACGCCCACTTCGCCTTGCGCTTGTGCGACTTCATGATGGACGACAAAAGTTTCTAACCCCACTTGGTTTAAGACTTTCACGATTTCTGTGCGAATATCCATCATCGTATCCGTTGGCGGCACAGGCATATAGCCCCCTTGCTTGCCTGGTCTATGCCCAAAATTCACGCCATTTTCAAAGCTCTTATCCCGATTCCATTCACCCTCTTCGCTATCCACTTCGTAGTATTGGGAATTGGAAGCGTCTTTAATTTTAATGGAATCAAAGATGAAAAATTCGCTCTCCGCGCCAAAATAAGCCACATCGCCCAAACCTGAATCTTTTAAATGTTGTAAGGCTTTTTTAGCGATACTTCTAGGGCATTTTTCATAAGGTTGGTTTTTATACACATCATACACATCGCAAAACACGACCGCGCTCACATCCGCGCTAAAAGGGTCAATGAAATAACGCACCAAATCGGGGGTTAAAATCATATCGGAGTGTTCAATGCCTTGCCAGCCTTTAAAACAACTCGCATCAAAAGGAATCCCCTCTTTAAACATGCCATGCGTTAAAGCCCCAAAAGAATAAGCGATGTGATTCCAAGTGCCTTTAATATCGCTGAATCTAAAATCCACAAATTCCACTTCATTTTCTTTGCAAAATTCAAAAAACTCTTTGATTTTGCTTTCACTATTTTGAGTTCTTACTATCATTAACCACCTTTAATTGTTATGAATTGAGTTTGATTGATAGGGGTGATTATAGCATTTATGGGGTAAAAAAAGTAGAATCTGTATCAAGTTTTATTAAGATGCATGCGGTAAAATCCGCTAAATCAAGGAGTGTTATTCATGAAAGCAAGAGAAGCCACACTATTAGAATTTTTTGAACAAAATCAAAACAATCAATTTGTCATCCCCATCTATCAGAGGTTGTATAGTTGGGGAAAGGAGCAATGCGAACAATTATGGGATGATATTATAAAAATTGGCGGAAATGATAAGATGAATGGGCATTTTATCGGTTCTATTTTGTATGCACGAGTTGATGATACGCACTCTAGCCCATTACTCATCATTGACGGCCAACAAAGGCTCACTACTATCACGCTTTTGTTTATCGCTTTAAGGGATCATTTAAACGATGAAGATGAATTGTTAGAAAAATTTTCGCACCAAAAAATCCAGAATCGCTACCTCATTAACAGCGATGAGAAAGGCGATAAAAAATTCAGACTCATCTTATCAGAGTCTGATAAAGACACCTTGCTATCTTTGATTGATAAAGACAGAAGAAAACCGAGCGAGCCTTCATCAAAAATAATGGAAAATTTTAAATTATTTGAAGAATGGATCCGTAAAAACACCGACAAACTAGAAACGATTTTTAAAGGATTAGAAAAACTCATGATAGTTTGGATTGCTTTAAAGAAAGAAAAAGATGATCCTCAACTTATTTTTGAGAGCATGAACTCAAAAGGTATCGAACTCACGCAAGCGGATTTGATCAGAAACTATATCATAATGGAAACAGAGGTTGGAAAACAAGAAGGCTTTTATAATCAATATTGGAGGGCTATGGAGGAGGATTTTAAACAGAGTAAGAAACAGAGTAAGAAAGAGGATTTGTTTAATAAATTTGTCCGGCATTATCTCACGATCAAAATAGGAAAAATTCCCAATGAGAAAAGAGTTTATGAAGCTTTCAAGCGTTACCAACAAGAAAGGGGGATAGAGACAGAGGTATTGCTCCAAGATTTGCAAAAATATTGCGGGTATTTTTGCCAGATTGCGTTCAAAAAAGAAGCCGATAAAGATTTAAACAAGGCTTTAAGTTTTCTTGTAGATTTGGAAATGGATGTGGTGTATCCGCTATTACTAGAGCTTTATGGCGATTATAAGGATGACATTTTATCCAAGCAGGATTTTATCCCTATTATCTATTTAACAGAGAGCTATATTTGCAGAAGGGCGGTGTGCGGGCTTGGCACAAATAGTTTCAATAAAGTCTTTCCCTTTGTTACAAAGCACATCCAAAAAGATGATTATTTTAAAAGCCTAAAGGCGCATTTTTTCTATCTGACAGAAAAACAAAGATTTCCAAACAATGACGAGTTTAAAAAGCTTTTTATTACGATAGATTTTTATAATTTTCAAAAAAAGAAATACTTTTTTGAAAGGCTAGAAAATAAAGATAATACAAAAGAGCCGGTCAATACTAAGGAATGCACTATTGAGCACATCATGCCTCAAACACTCACAGAAGAATGGGAAAGGGATTTGGGTGAAAATTTTCAAGCAATACACGATAAATACCTCCACACAATAGGGAATCTCACTCTAACCGGTTATAACCCAGAGTATAGGAACAAATCTTTCCAAGAAAAAAGAGATATGGAGAAGGGCTTCAAACAAAGCCCGTTGAGACTCAATCAAAGTTTGAAAGATTTGGAAGTTTTTGGCGAAAAAGAGATTGAAAAAAGAGCTAATGATTTAGCGGATTTTGCTTTAAAGATTTGGACTTACCCCAATCTAGAGGCAGAAACATTAGAGGGATATAAATCTAAGAAAGAAAAAAAGGTTTATGATTTAAGCTCTTATAAGTTTAGCTCTGATTCAAGGGAGTTATTTGATATTTTAAGAAAAGAGATTAAAGCTCTTGATGAAAGGATAACTGAAAAATTTAATCAACAATATATAGCTTATAAGTTTTGTAAAATAAATTTTGTGGATATTGTTGTGCAAGAAAAAGGCTTAAAATTGTATTTAAAAATGGAATTGAATGAATTGCAAGATGAAATAAAGGAAAAACTAAAAATTAGAGATGTTTCTAATATCGGTCGTCCATGCGTTGGAAACATGGAAGTAGAGCTAGAAACAAAAGAGAATATCCCTTATTGTTTGGGGTTGATCAAACAA
The Helicobacter pylori genome window above contains:
- the dapB gene encoding 4-hydroxy-tetrahydrodipicolinate reductase; the protein is MKIGVYGASGRIGKLLLEELKGGYKGLALSSVFVRQKYETDFSSFSHAPLVTNDLKSFVRACECVIDFSLPKGVDNLLETLLECPKILVSGTTGLEKETLEKMQQLALKAPLLHAHNMSLGIMMLNQLAFLTSLKLKDADIEIVETHHNLKKDAPSGTALSLYETCAKARGYDEKNALITHREGLRSKESIGIAALRGGDVAGKHTIGFYLEGEYIELSHTATNRSIFAKGALEVALWLKDKAAKKYEINEMFG
- a CDS encoding urease-enhancing factor, with translation MKTIRNSVFIGYSLLGGCASVETRFDALRVACIKDAVIEKEVCYTPKDFSSPYHTD
- the glnA gene encoding type I glutamate--ammonia ligase, which codes for MIVRTQNSESKIKEFFEFCKENEVEFVDFRFSDIKGTWNHIAYSFGALTHGMFKEGIPFDASCFKGWQGIEHSDMILTPDLVRYFIDPFSADVSAVVFCDVYDVYKNQPYEKCPRSIAKKALQHLKDSGLGDVAYFGAESEFFIFDSIKIKDASNSQYYEVDSEEGEWNRDKSFENGVNFGHRPGKQGGYMPVPPTDTMMDIRTEIVKVLNQVGLETFVVHHEVAQAQGEVGVKFGDLVEAADNVQKLKYVVKMVAHLNGKTATFMPKPLYGDNGSGMHTHVSVWKNNENLFSGETYKGLSELALHFLGGVLRHARGLAAFTNASTNSYKRLIPGYEAPSILTYSANNRSASVRIPYGISKNSARFEFRFPDSSSNPYLAFAAILMAGMDGVKNKMDPGEAMDINLFKLTLDEIREKGIKQMPHTLRRSLEEMLADKQYLKEGQVFSEEFIQAYQSLKFNAEVFPWESKPHPFEFITTYSC
- a CDS encoding DUF262 and DUF1524 domain-containing protein, with the translated sequence MKAREATLLEFFEQNQNNQFVIPIYQRLYSWGKEQCEQLWDDIIKIGGNDKMNGHFIGSILYARVDDTHSSPLLIIDGQQRLTTITLLFIALRDHLNDEDELLEKFSHQKIQNRYLINSDEKGDKKFRLILSESDKDTLLSLIDKDRRKPSEPSSKIMENFKLFEEWIRKNTDKLETIFKGLEKLMIVWIALKKEKDDPQLIFESMNSKGIELTQADLIRNYIIMETEVGKQEGFYNQYWRAMEEDFKQSKKQSKKEDLFNKFVRHYLTIKIGKIPNEKRVYEAFKRYQQERGIETEVLLQDLQKYCGYFCQIAFKKEADKDLNKALSFLVDLEMDVVYPLLLELYGDYKDDILSKQDFIPIIYLTESYICRRAVCGLGTNSFNKVFPFVTKHIQKDDYFKSLKAHFFYLTEKQRFPNNDEFKKLFITIDFYNFQKKKYFFERLENKDNTKEPVNTKECTIEHIMPQTLTEEWERDLGENFQAIHDKYLHTIGNLTLTGYNPEYRNKSFQEKRDMEKGFKQSPLRLNQSLKDLEVFGEKEIEKRANDLADFALKIWTYPNLEAETLEGYKSKKEKKVYDLSSYKFSSDSRELFDILRKEIKALDERITEKFNQQYIAYKFCKINFVDIVVQEKGLKLYLKMELNELQDEIKEKLKIRDVSNIGRPCVGNMEVELETKENIPYCLGLIKQILEKQMGGRNGQ